GGGTCCTCGCTGGGTGAGTAGTCGACGTCGACGTCGATGCTCTCGCGGCCGGTGACGGTCAGCGTGGTGGTGCCGATGCCCTCGACCTCGACGCCGAGCGCCTGCAGGTAGAAGCACAGGTCCTGGACCATGTAGTTGGACGACGCGTTGCGGATGACCGTCGTGCCCGGGTGCAGCGCCGCCGCCATGAGGGCGTTCTCGGTCACCGTGTCACCACGCTCGGTGAGCACGATCGGGCGGCCGGGGACGATCGCCCGGTTGAGCTGGGCGTGGTACCAGCCGTCGGTGGCCTTCACCTCCAGGCCGAACGGCCGCAGGGCCGACATGTGCGGCTCGACGGTGCGGGTGCCGAGGTTGCAGCCGCCGGCGTACGGCAGCTCGAAGGTGTCGGCGCGGTGCAGCAGGGGGCCGAGGAACATGATGACCGAGCGGGTGCGCCGGGCGGCCTCCTCGTCGATCCGGGTCAGGTCGAGGTCCTTGGGCGGGACGATCTCGAGATCGTTGTCGGCGTTGATCCAGCGGGTCTGCACGCCGATGCTCGTCAGCACCTCGAGCAGCCGGTTGACCTCCTCGATCCGGGCCACCTTGCGCAGCGTGGTCCGACCGCGGTTGAGCAGCGCGGCGCACAGCAGCGCGACCCCGGCGTTCTTCGAGGTCTTGACGTCGATGCTGCCCGAGAGCGTGGTGGGGCCCTTGACCCGCAGGTGGGTCGGCCCGGCGCCCAGCGCGACGATCTCGGAGTCCAGCGCAGCACCGATCCGGGCGAGCATCTCGAGCGACAGGTTCTGGTGGCCCTTCTCGATCCGGTTGATCGCGCTCTGGCTGGTGCCGAGGCGTTCGGCGAGCTGCGCCTGGGTGAGTCCGCGGTGCTTGCGGGCGTCGCGGATGAGGTTCCCGATCCGGCCCTTGTAGTCGTCGTGCGACACGTCGAGCGTCATGA
This region of Nocardioides sp. L-11A genomic DNA includes:
- a CDS encoding UDP-N-acetylglucosamine 1-carboxyvinyltransferase, encoding MTLDVSHDDYKGRIGNLIRDARKHRGLTQAQLAERLGTSQSAINRIEKGHQNLSLEMLARIGAALDSEIVALGAGPTHLRVKGPTTLSGSIDVKTSKNAGVALLCAALLNRGRTTLRKVARIEEVNRLLEVLTSIGVQTRWINADNDLEIVPPKDLDLTRIDEEAARRTRSVIMFLGPLLHRADTFELPYAGGCNLGTRTVEPHMSALRPFGLEVKATDGWYHAQLNRAIVPGRPIVLTERGDTVTENALMAAALHPGTTVIRNASSNYMVQDLCFYLQALGVEVEGIGTTTLTVTGRESIDVDVDYSPSEDPIEAMSLLAAAIVTRSEITIRRAPIEFLEIELAVLEEMGFRYDRSEEYLAANGRTRLVDITTHPSDLVAPRDKIHPMPFPGLNIDNLPFFAVIAAVAEGTTYLNDWVYDNRAIYLTELNKLGGRVTLLDPHRVQIDGPTSWTGTELVCPPALRPAVVVLLAMLASKGTSVLRSTYVIHRGYEDLAERLSDLGAEIETFRDI